DNA from Toxoplasma gondii ME49 chromosome X, whole genome shotgun sequence:
gaatatatacatacaagcatcattcctcctcgtcccctctcaccttctccttctgttgtcagcagcaacagccgcgccgcaaaccGACTGACCATCGACATGCGGCGAACCACGTTTCACTCGTTCCTCCAGGTATCCCACACTGTCACACCGTCCTGTtccctgtggcgccgccacacgcaacgcGTCGGTCCTTCGTGCCAGACTGCGGCTGGACatctcgcgtctctgaagCACGGCTTACGTGCTCGTACCCGCCGCCCGATCGTCTGGCACCCCCCCAACACATCTCGTCGCAGCGTGTATTCCAAAACTGGTCTCTACTGTAGTGATCGTTGCGTCGGACAACAGGACACGCCTGATCGCTGTCGCGTACCTCCAGTGCCTGCACACGCCCAACCATGCCGCAACAGCACTGGTCAACGACACGTACTCCAGCACATCTCACCCGTCCCTGAGTCAGCACACAGACTGTCATACCCGCCCCACGCCTCTGGTGCCGCGACCGACCAATCGTACCCTATCGGCAGCACCTGTGACCAAGTGATATCGGGTCTCCGGCTCGAGCGTGGACCACGCTTCTTGCCTATCCTGGGCACGTGATGCCGCCGACGCCAGGCTCCAACACCTGATCGCCTGGTCTCCACCCTCTGCGCTGTCAACTCCCTGTGACCCTCTCAGCCAAACCCGTCACAAACATACATTcatgaatatatacatacaagcatcattcctcctcgtcccctctcaccttctccttctgttgtcagcagcaacagccgcgccgcaaaccGACTGACCATCGACATGCGGCGAACCACGTTTCACTCGTTCCTCCAGGTATCCCACACTGTCACACCGTCCTGTtccctgtggcgccgccacacgcaacgcGTCGGTCCTTCGTGCCAGACTGCGGCTGGACatctcgcgtctctgaagCACGGCTTACGTGCTCGTACCCGCCGCCCGATCGTCTGGCACCCCCCCAACACATCTCGTCGCAGCGTGTATTCCAAAACTGGTCTCTACTGTAGTGATCGTTGCGTCGGACAACAGGACACGCCTGATCGCTGTCGCGTACCTCCAGTGCCTGCACACGCCCAACCATGCCGCAACAGCACAGGTCAACGACACGTACTCCAGCACATCTCATCCGTCCCTGGGTCAGCACACAGACTGGCATACCCGCCCCACGCCTCTGGTGCCGCGACCGACCAATCGTACCCTATCGGCAGCACCTGTGACCAAGTGATATCGGGTCTCCGGCTCGAGCGTGGACCACGCTTCTTGCCTATCCTGGGCACGTGATGCCTCCGACGTCAGGCTCCAACACCTGATCGCCTGGTCTCCACCCTCTGCGCTGTCAACTCCCTGTGACCCTCTCAGCCAAACCCGTCACAAACATACATTcatgaatatatacatacaagcatcattcctcctcgtcccctctcaccttctccttctgttgtcagcagcaacagccgcgccgcaaaccGACTGACCATCGACATGCGGCGAACCACGTTTCACTCGTTCCTCCAGGTATCCCACACTGTCACACCGTCCTGTtccctgtggcgccgccacacgcaacgcGTCGGTCCTTCGTGCCAGACTGCGGCTGGACatctcgcgtctctgaagCACGGCTTACGTGCTCGTACCCGCCGCCCGATCGTCTGGCACCCCCCCAACACATCTCGTCGCAGCGTGTATTCCAACACTGGTCTCTACTGTAGTGATCGTTGCGTCGGACAACAGGACACGCCTGATCGCTGTCGCGTACCTCCAGTGCCTGCACACGCCCAACCATGCCGCAACAGCACTGGTCAACGACACGTACTCTAGCACATCTCAACCGTCCCTGTGTTGGCATGGAGACTGTGTTCTTCTGCCGACACATGTTGTCGTTCCACAGAGTACGTCCGCAAAGGCTACCAGAATGACGCAGGAGTTTGCTGCTTTCGTCGCGGATTGATCGGACCTGTACCCGTGGCAGAGCGCCGCTGACGCCGGGCGGATGAATCTCAATGCGTTAGTTTCATCACGAGTAGTCTCCAGATGGTGTCAGTATTATGTCAAACGATAGAACACGCCTTGTCGTGCTCGCGTACGCCAGACGCCTGGCGATGCCCCGCCATATCGCAGAAATAAAAGATGAGACGGAGTCGAGCACGTCTCACTTGTTTGTGACTGAACCCCTGACTGTCATACCATACCAAAACGTGTAACGCTTtcacacgcaacacgtcgaaCATTCGGGACAGAGTGAAATCGGATCTCTGGCTCGACTACGCACTGGTGTATTTGTCTGTAGGGGATACTCGGTGCCTGTGACACATGCCGGGAACGTCTGATCGCCGAGCCTCAATCTCCCGTAGTTTCAACGTGATCTGATGTTGGCATCGAGCCGCGAAAGACGCCTGTTCGTCCTCGCCTACATTCGATGGGCAATCCCAGCCATACCGCAATGTCACGTTTCATACCATACCAAAACGTGTGGCGCCGTCAGACGCAGTACCTCGCATTCTCGTAAGCGAATGCAGTCGGATCTCCGGTTCGGAAGCATATTATCGTAGGTGCCGGAGCGGATCCACAGTACCTCTGACGCGACCCCAAGACGCCTTATCACAGCGTTCATCTCATGTAGTATCTGCGCGGTGTGAGTTCTGGACCACACCTATCCGCACGCCGCGGCTTCCCAGAGTGTCATACGGATTGGTGGCTGAGGGGCTTTGCAGCACTGTCGTCCCCTGAAACCTTTGATGACGTTATCACCGGCCGAGAACTGGGGTTCATCAACTCACGCGCGGGGCGCCCGTCCATGACTAAACCCGTGGTGGTGGCAACCGAGCAAgttgcgttcttctcccgcaGACGCGAACGTGAAGAGCAGCTCATCTCCCTCTCACAACAAAGCTACGCAGTCTCCAAATGGTTGTTTTTCCAAGAACCCACAGAATCATACACAAGTGATCCGCTCCAACAACTCGCTGCGCCTTTATAAGACATGTTACTTCCAGCTAGGACAAGAAACCCCTCTGCGAACCCTCCTCCCGTCGACGGCAGTCGCCGATGGAGATGTTGGTGACCGTCAGATTTTGGGGTTTAGCGTTTGGCGGCAGTGCAGCGACTGACTCTATCGCCATCTCCGCTGTTTCTATCCATAGGTTAGGGAAGCAACGTGCGATCTGGTCCGAGGACAGTCGGAAGAAGCACCGGTTCTGCGTTATCGGCTGAGCCTCGAGCTCTGTCAAGATAGAATTTCAAAATTTTGCATCACAGAGTGTGGTTGATGAAGCGAGGGAACGAGTGAACATGAGTATCCAACGTGGGTGTGCTGGTCTCGTGAGATCCCGTCAATGGTGCAAGTGACGCCTATAGCATTGACCGATATGAGCCTTCAGGTTTTCGCGGCGGAGGAATCCTGATGCATGATTATCAGAACAAAGTGGCGTTTCGAGTGGCAGAGCCATCAGTTACTCTTTTAGCTATTCGATACTGACGAATATTCCTGCAATCTTTTTCAGCGATAGCAAACAACCAGCATGCGCAAGCCACCACGAGGTGGGTGACTCAGAAGGCAAATGCTACAAAGGACATATAAACTGGTCTCCCCATTTCAATGTCTAGCAACTCCCTGGCAGTTCACACAGATGTGATGACCCCACAGTCTGTAGCAGCGTTTCTGCGTGTATTGTTCGGGCATCAGTCAACATGGTTCCGTTCGTTCCCATATCATGCGATGAGACAGTGTGACGAAACCTGCAAATACCTCTCGCGACCAGAAACCTCATATGGGGCCACTTGCGACGCTAGTTCAgtgagaggggaggaaggtGGAAGTGTCGATCGaacttgtttttttttgcaATTGTGTGAACCCTCTGTCCAGGCTATGCAGTTCCGTCTAGTCTCACATGCATCGGCGTAGTTCGACCGAAACGTGAAACTGACACCGTTGTCCTCTAGGAGAAACCACATGAGATGTTGCATCTGCTCCAGCTTACACCACTACAGCCCAGCGGCGTTTCGTGGTTGCATGCGCTTACCCTCTATGACGCAGGCAAGGAGCACGCTGCACAGGAATTTGAGGTCCGTCTGACATACTGAGACACATGCAGAAACGAACCCACCTCCTTTTCGGTGATACGTTAGGCGTTGGAACACTGGCAAACGGCATATGTTAAGCGGAGTCCAAGCGGCACCCACACTGTACGGCGTATGCGACAAGCATTCGATCCATTTCCAATCTGAATATACACCATGGCTTAGGCAGTATTCCGTGGCGTTGTTAAGCCCCTTTAGTGCACTTGGGCTCCTACTCAACGGTGTATGCATAGCTTGCAGTCAGTTTTCCTGGCAACATTTTGAGGGAACCTCTCTGCCGGACAGGCACACAGGTGACGCCTCCCACGGGGTAATGTGCAGCAAATTGGGCATCCAGTTTGTGGAAGCCTTCTGGTGGCTCATATACCTGGAGCTGTGCCTCTTTCAGAGAGTGCACATCTCAGCCAGCTCCATAAAGGTGGTTCCACGTTGGCAGCTTCCGCCTGCATCAAAACTTTGAATCTGTGATTTATACATGGGGGATGGTTTCTCTTGAGCAGGTAGATAAAGGACGAATAATGTTGCAAGTACACATCGAGAGAAATCCCATGCCGCAAAAGACATACGTGGCGGCGGAGATCGGCGAGTCCGGAGCTCGGAAGAAGCCGACCAACGTGACGCACAGGGCACTGCTCACTGTTTTTTGTGTTACGTAGTGCACTTGTTCAGTTCCTCCACACCACCTTTCGTTGACACTGCAACGACCACTCTGCAGCAGAACCTCTCgagttttccttctcggcctTCCTTTATGGATACGTACTCGTTCTGTTCGTCCAAAACCTTTCCGTTTGGCCAAGGCCAGGCGTCCTACATGTGAACAAATCCATCCCACTCACGAGCTTACGAATTGCGTTGGTGAACTCAATGCTTACTATCTGATATAGAACGGACCCCATTGTAGAGTATGAGCTTAAATTACGGAGTCGATTAGGTACACACCGCGCACGCGTTAATTATGCCCACCTGTGCATCTAAATTGATATTCGAATATACGTGATAGTCGCTAATTTCCCGGCTAAGCCAACATCACAAAAGTTGCGACGGGCGGCCGCAAAAAAGCTAATGTCGTTAACAGCTGTTGGGGTACACACCACTGCTGCTCCCCGATAAGCACGACAGATCTTCTGTGCAAAGTGGCTTCAAAGCGCAGTGTACTCTCAACAACAGATCATGTCGCAGTTGTGGCGGCGCCATGACACAGTCACCCTAAGCATTATAAGCGAGCACCTGCGGTGCGACAACATTCGACGCAAACAGGTGCAGCTCCACTCATTTACTACACGGCGAACTATTCCCGAAATCGACGTTCAGTAGATTTAAGGAACAGTGGCTGCTGAAAAACGCTTGAATCATGCAACACCAGCAAGGCTGACTGCGCAAGAAAGAACCGTGCTCACATGGAGACGGTTCACAGAACACCTCATAATTGCACTCTGTATACAGAGCAAGACCTCTGCCCCGAGTCAACTtgatttcttttctgtgcCTTTTCTTGTGTATACACATGCAGATTTGCCCTTTGCTAAGGAATCGTTTTCTACATCGTAACTGAGGTTGGGTGTTTGACGGACCAGCATTAACTGGGCGATGAAAATATAGAAACGTTCTGCAGTCGCAGAAATACCGCGCGTCGATGAGCAAACTGCGATGTTTTTACGGAAAAAAAGTACGCGGTATCCTCTGGGTCAATGCTGGGTGTGAGATATCGTACCATAATAACCTGAGCCGGTTGACAtccgagaaaaggaaattcCCGTCGTGGTTATTTGCATTTAGACCTCCCCGTTTCAGGATGTGTTCGTGGTCCTTGTTTCGCCGATGCAGGTGACCTGGGTCATATACAGCCACGAATAGTGTCTCCAACATTTCCGCGGTGACAGTGTTAAGATAATTTCAAAACCACACCTGTTACGAACCAACATGCGACGTTAAGGAGAGGACAGTTGGACGAGGAATGTGCAGTGAGCAAGGTATGCATTAGCAATTAACAGTTTCATTCCGAATATGACTTTTGCTCTTTCAATGAATTGCCACAAGGTCCTCGAGAAAAGTGCATTGGTCCCTAAATAATATATTGCTAATCGCATCACACACCCGCACATTATATTGAGGGCGCACATCCACGAGAGTAGACTTTGTCGGATTCCAAGCTGGGACGTCCACGAGATCGATTCATCAAAGACAAGTCTCACCAGCGTCTgatgcagagaaggaaccaCCTTCGGGGATATCATGAGAGATGAGCAAGAAAAGCAATGTCTCAAACAATGATGGCCAAATCACCGCATCATGTCTTCGTATCTGAAAATGCAGAAACAATCCCTTAACGCAAGTGCCGCGAATTCAACGGTTTTTCGAGGATAGCCATGATATCATTCCGCAGGCGCAACCgtgttttcttgtttctaCTTTGGGCGCTTGCAGCTATCTCCACCGGCTCTATCCATCTGAAAAGAAACGCCAGTCACCATCCTACCACATTGTAGCTTTTTTCCTACTCTCTGTCACCTACCTCGCAATTGCGGACCCGGTGCACGCTTCACTCCCATTCGTGTACGTATCCATCAGCATGGGAACGGGACGTACGTAAGGCACACCTATTTCACTTACCAGCTGCGACGACAAACACATGGTCAACACTGTGGAGTACTGTATAACCAGGTATTGTGATACAGAAACGAGGCGTATTTGCAGCGCACGCTGGCCAACGAAACGTACCGTCTGGAAAATAATAGTAACGGCACCTGCCGACCCATAAAGCTGCGTATGGCACATCAGTGCATTTCTGTAGAGCGGACACAAATTGGTGCTGCATCTCAGGGGcgcacaaagaaaaacaattTGTGGGCCGCTATAACCACACGAAACGGGACTAGGAGTTTACACTACTGATGGGAAGTAGCAGGGGGAAAACATCAGACCCGTTCACGTCCCGACAGAACGTGTGGAAGACTCTAGATACCGCGATGCCCCCTGTGTGCAATAATGGTAAGCGAGAGCTTAGAAAAAAGGCTTTGTTATCGATGCTTCGGATGGATCagtctgtcgctcttccaGCACATCACGCGACTGCTGAACAACAGCGTCCGGCAACCTAAAATGTCCAGGCTTGTATTGATCCTATTCATCCGTCATTTATGCCGAAAACACTACCTGCGATATTCCTACCACCGCCTTCTCAGCATTTCTGTTACTTGATGCATGCGGTCCACATTCTCAATCATGATTACGCATGACAAAGTGCTGCAGAAATGCCATTACATGTTCTTCTCTAGCTCAGGGGACAGCGGTTGGCTACTCACTGCCTACGGAGGGGCACAGTAGAAGCAGCAGGTGTTCCGTTGAGAAATCGTGATGAATAGCTGAGGGAGAGCGTAGCAACTCGTACAATTGCGCCACCACGTGTCGTATACCAAATAGGCCAGTGCCGCTGGTAGTAGGAAGGCTGGTTCTTTGTAGCTTCCACAAAAGATGAGATAAACACGTGAGTGGTGTAAGAGGTGATTCCGTACCACCAAGATGTGTGCACAAGGAGTGTATGAGCTTTAATTTAGCAAAAGGCACAAACGTATCAAGAGAAAcagcgtggagagaaagcagacactTCGTTTTAGCGTGCAGTCACATCACTGAGCGAGTTGAGCAAAGCCTTGCTAAAAAACACCGTGCTTGAGTGCCGCCGTACTAGCTGGAAAAAACGTAAGCTCGCAGCATGCACCGTCACCAGTTTGTTTTGTTATACACGAAATGCGAAGGTTAACAAACCGGCCAGCCTAAGTCAGAACGGACTCCAGACGCGTGTCGGCAATCGACAAGCCACACTTACGGCCTTGacggcagacagagagaaaaaagagttgTTCGCTTCGAAATTAAAGATGCCGCTGCGATTCATTCATTATCACAGAAGCCAAATGCGACACCTGAAGGCGCTCTGGTGATAGTGTATTATATCAGTGTCTATTCTGATTCTCTGGATATCCCGTGTCTATTCTGATTCTCTGGATATCCCGAAATATGTGTTCTAAATTTGTCATTTATTTTATTTCGGTGTAAAGTCTCAAACTTGCGCGTACAACCTTTGGGTAAGCAAATTCCGTTCTCACGCGAGGTCTCTCATGAATAGCGGGAACGAAAAAGTCATCCTCAGAGTTATTTCTGAATACGGCGGCACGTCCACATTGGCTAGCTCGCAGCTTCATAACCGAGACCTACCATCCGCTGCAACAGTACGTCAGGACCAGTAATTTCTTACAGTGGAGATACCACATTTCAAGGTAGACAACCAGGGATTCGCGTGGGAGCAGACGCACAACTGGCAGGGCGGTCTTGGCGCCACAAAACGCTCTACTATAATGTATCTGTGCCAGATTTCTTGAAAAAGAAGGGCTTGAGGCTCAACACAATCCAGCAGACGATAGAGGCTTACAATCTGCCAGTGTATACCCCGGAAAAACGTCACGTTGACCTCATTGACCAACATTAGATATCCAGTCGCGTGGGTGGCGACATGGTTTGTGAGGCTAGGATGTTGCTAGTCGTGTGCATGGGCTCAGCGCTTACTGCCTGATTGTAAATGACGAAGAGTCAACGGAAACCAGTTCTTTCCATTTCATCATTTGCTTTGTTCTTCGACCTGTTGCTACACGGCGAAGTTAAGCAGAAGATGGGATCGTATCACGTCAGCACTGTTTCGCTCACGGCCTGCACCGGTCAGGAGAAATTGTGCGACGCCAAGATGTGACTCACGGCAGTTCGTTGCAGGCACGGTGAAACATCAAGACAAATGATCAACAATCGTCCGGGTTTTCCAATGAATGCTACAGTGGCACCTGAACAACTGGTGGCTCGATGTAGAAGCGAAATGCAGTCTTATCCGTCGGTATAGCATATCAGTGCGCAGTCACTGCACCCATGTAATCGCGTACAGTCTTCAAGAACACATGAAAGGAAGCCGTCATTGTCAATATAAATCGAGAAGTCATAGAATAACAATTTCTACAGCAAAATTGCCGACAGGTTCCGTAACATAACAAAGCAGCAATCTGTGCCCCTATACGTGACTTGAGCATGTAGTACTTCGCACGTTCATCGGCAAAAGCACACAGTTTGTGATGATGACATCCCCCAGCATCCATCGTTTTTTTACAGTTGGAAGTTCGGCGTCACAACCGCAAGAATAGAGAAACACGTAGTGCGTATACGAAAGATGAGTACTTGTATCCTTTTTTCCCGCTGACATAGCAGACCGGATCACTGCTGCGCAAAGCTTCCTTGTTTGAAGAAGTCATCGGGAAGATATAAGTGTGTTTCTGCCGTGACACACGGCGAAGGCAATGGGTTACCTGCCGTGTACGATCAGAATGGTTTTCACTGACCTCCCGAAGCATGATGAGACACGTTTAATGATATATCGTTGCATCCTTCTGTGCACTACTCAATTTCCAGTTACCGCATGTTGACGCAACGCTATGCTAGGCTACGTTCCTTCAGCGTACCCATTGCACAGGTCGAATGCAGAAGACTTGCTACTGTTCCCGTTTCAGGTTGAGGTGGTATGTCCCGTCCGTACAGTGATCTCAGCTCTGCAGCAGCCCGCTGCAGCCTCGGGTCGAGTGGCTCTTTTCGTGCGTGCTTACGATCTGTATTTTAGAGCAGGTTGTACGGTGTGGCTGTCAGTGCCAACGTCCGTCAGGTGGAGAGTAGTGAAGTCGAAAACGCTAACGGATGCTACCACTTTAGTCTACCGCTCCCAAGTACGGGACATCTGCAGATTGGTAAGCGGCACCAAGGTAAACTTTTTGctcaccttcttcgccttgAAACACCAGCCCGAGCGAGATACAACGGAAGCCTTCTGTGTCCTTTCAGTAGAAAGCGTTTACGCCGTGAACAACGGCGAGAGCTCTTCTGCGTAGGCAGCTAAGATAGCCTGAGCTGCTCGGCAGCCACCTACCGGATTGTATCCGTCTGAATCATTTTCGGTTCGCTGTAGTTCATCGAGAGCTTTGCGGTGTTGTTCTCACGGGAAAACTTGGAGCGGTTCGTACCCCCAGCAAACGCACGTCCTTCCAAGTGTCTATGGTGTCCGTAGACACAACTATATGGCTAATCTCATGACACTTTGTACGATACCCACGCCGTCGTATCTCAAAAAAACAACTAAGAACTCACATTCTTTGACTCATAAGTGCAACAAAGCTGCTGCAGCCATTGCACAAAGGGCGACAACGAATGGGTGGAGACGTCCAGAATAACCAATGAACGTCTTTTCACCTGAGAAAATACACACCTGAGTTTGCAGATATTGGAGATAGCTCAGAGGAGGTCGCGCTGTGACGTCCCTCAGCAAGGTATGTTCCTCTAGTCCAGTATCGTGTCGATGTGAAGACGTCTATTGCTACTTCGTTTACCCCCAAAACAGCATTCGCCATCGTCGAATGGCGGTCATGAAAATGAGCATTCAAAGTCGTCTGCTATAGCTTGCGCGCCGTCTTGCCTAATTGAGACGCCACCTTCCTGGACGGCAGGTGCCTTCGCGCGAGTCGACAAAAACTCGTAACGATCTCCCGAGTCTACCATTCCCCGTCAACAGGAAGTGATGCTTTAGTAGCTGCCCTTCAGTCACCGAAAGGCGAATTTTATTGGTGAATCAACAACTGCGCACGAAATGTTCATCATCAGTAAGTACGCGCTCGGGGCTTGCATCGTGATATCGAACACAAACACAAGCTGTATAAAAGATTGTCGACACTAAGATATTGCATTTGATGACGAATTTCAGGAAAGCGTGtctgcacagaaaaaacattGATTTATCAGTAATGTTTCGTCAGCACGTCACAGCGTGTGTCCTCACAAAGGCTGTGGTTGTGTGTGATAACGGACTGACACCAAATCGTCTTACAATCTTCCATGTCAATTGGAAAATGCACGTTCGACCCTTTTCCGGAACAAAACTAGCGGGAGGCTATTTGACCTTTTACACTGCAAAAGTGATAATTAGTACTGCGAGGCCCCCTGCCTCCAAAAGGATGTCATACGGAGAGTGCTGGCATGTGCGGCTGTTTTACCCAACGCGTGACAATCCAACGAACAGTCAACTGACCTTGTGACTCACAGTTGCATTTTCAATACCATTTAGTAACCAAACTCGATATACGTTTTCAGCTTTGACACTCGTCGAAATGGCTCCAGCAAGCTTCTGCACGTTTAACTGTGCCCAGCTGGTTCCAATGTAGATTTTAGCTTCGGGAATAGTGGGATAAGCAAATGCACTCGCAAATGAAGAGCGACGTATGCCACCTATTCAGCCCGCTGCGTGTGACAAACCAGGTTCGGAAGTGACACGCTTGTCAAAGCGCCCCCATTGTCTCTCGGAGAGATTAACCGTCCACACCACGTACCGCCAGAAGCTCCGTTTCGGCGTCGAGAGCGTGGAATATTTAGAAATGTACAGAGTATGCTGCCCATAAATCTCTTGAGGGCTCTAAGTGTACACCTGATCGTTCTGCCATGTTCGCACCATTATGATAGGAACAACACAAAACCTCTGAGTACTTCTTTAGTACAAGAGTCGTGTTTCTTCCGCTCAGCGTTCTTGTGGAGGCATCGTAGATCCAGTCAGCTGTCTACGAGtgttcgtccttctcgtaGCCATAGTCACACATACGGATGTGGTTTCCGGTGGAGCCTGTAATTTAATTCGAAGAAACGTGACGGGCGATGTGCACAAGGCTTGAAGCATTCTTCATCTGAATGGCGGAACCACATTCGTCAACGACTCCCGTCTTAATAACCGATACGGCACTCTCACAGTGCCCAAGTAGCCACAGCAAGACCAAGCAAAATGAGCCTGATACGGTTGACGCTTGAGCGGTGAAGCTGCGATTGATCTGAAACTCCGAATCAGGAAGACGGTACGACGACACGCAGAATCACATTGTTTTCCAGTGAACAGCTCCAGCTTTCCCAAAGTCGTCTTGGAGCAAAAAAAAAATTCAGAACCGCTCTCTTGTGTTGGAGGACCACAAGAAGCCAGGTGGAGTTCTGAGTACACTGACGGCGTGCCTCTCTCCACTATACTTCCGCGGCACCGCCGTATACTTCTGTAGCACCGCCGCTTCCTTCAACCGTAGTGCGGTCTTCTGCTTCTATCGCACCGCTGATCCCTTCAGTTGGGTTGCCCTCTTTTACTTCTGTAACACCGCCGCTCCCTTCAACTGTGGTACTATCTCCTGTTTCAGTCCATCTGTATGTATCACTCCAATCGGTATCAGTCTCACGACCGCTGACGGAGTCAGCCAGGGCTGTGCAAACCCGACATGCAAAACAGTCGAGAGAAACTAGTGGTGCAAGAACCATCAGAGGGAGCACAACCGAGAAAAGCAGTATAGGCGAGTCATGATGGAACAGCAGCCCACGTCTCGCCTTCAGTTGAGAGGGGAGATGCCACCCGGTGGAGAATCCTGAACGTTTTTTTTCAACCATGCTCTCCATTGTCTTTTCACCGCTGGTTACCTCCGGAGATCCGACGACCCTATCGGGTGTAGGCGTCGTCGTTTGCGCTGAACCTCAGCGGCACGACACGGGGAAAACAAGCACAGGCTCCTGCTTTGTTGCGAAAACGGTTCCGAAATGGGATGATTGCACGAGTATCCGTAGAGATACAAGGGAAAGTGGCTCGCTCACCAGGAAAGCGTTCAGTGCTTTTCAATTCATGAAACACTTCTCTGCCGGCAACATCGCCTACGAGGGATTGAGTCAAACCGAATGACTTCGTCTGCCCTAATCATTTAGGCTTATAGAAATCCGCAGATGGTTTTGAGGTGAGTACTGCAAATATGATTAATTTCCAGATGAACACCCTTAAGTGTGCATGTATCTCCGTCCGGTCAACGGAATGAGTGCGAAGTTTGCGCTGTCCTGGAAGCAGCAACGAGTGATGCGGCCGCACACAGCGTCGAATGGCTGCTGGCCCCGGCGGGTGACCGAGGCCCCATGGGCCCCGTGTCCGCGTGCTCACACGTTCGCGTAGAAGGCACATGCTGTGCTCCGGCCAACGACAACAGAAGGCAAATTGGATCTCCTCCAGCATTAAAACAGCTGAAGAACAAAGAGGGCGGCGACCTGAATCGGTCTGGAGTCTGGTGCAAAAAGCAAACTGTCCGATTCAACAtcagaaaaagcgacaga
Protein-coding regions in this window:
- a CDS encoding Toxoplasma gondii family C protein (encoded by transcript TGME49_200700~Predicted trans-membrane domain (TMHMM2.0):35-58) translates to MESMVEKKRSGFSTGWHLPSQLKARRGLLFHHDSPILLFSVVLPLMVLAPLVSLDCFACRVCTALADSVSGRETDTDWSDTYRWTETGDSTTVEGSGGVTEVKEGNPTEGISGAIEAEDRTTVEGSGGATEVYGGAAEV